In the Ictalurus punctatus breed USDA103 chromosome 7, Coco_2.0, whole genome shotgun sequence genome, one interval contains:
- the LOC108267729 gene encoding SH3 domain and tetratricopeptide repeat-containing protein 1 isoform X3, with protein sequence MKAALMDQQNMASLRVNSGSQRFRQYPRELSGEYSNNDLDNKDTFKSVDMEHKSLRATGSIKVTSAVSEDKIPTVLALQLAIAEGPDRLPADKDTQEVLCGKLRVLETDLSNISSLISEFSAHLVSINSEERTIFITFKSFEEIWKFTTYYRMGFLHQCLGNLLLDQVFWLNVLDLEDVGIEVSIKEEALNQMYKGFLMQEGSFFGSCTVNQMFDSSTSGSDLYLEKGDIALFEPPFLGSGWTVLSLADGSRGTKARPLLEPVIPFHEWFLKSCPEWVLVGSGKTCCDLQFQIAVGICEATEVYDGNGPDELSFEAGDRIIIKGLLVTCFEWFMGKLERTGDMGLVKTSLVKATDSLCESDEIFIKQEDRKIFNLDQEKIKKEAIAFLKKTCQSNVATVYKLDSANPRSIQNGPTDSEYVCMKRNIANILSELREQLQNEQTEDSVKLQPDDDESLGSTESPHEIPHFTVCSEQDDTSPDGYHSLLSFLGCRDHRPAFQLLYAAYPEFILLHFQGHNDEDELVAYLGVARETARKKRLSWAQSRICFLLGQLCASRSKFSQARVYYEEALSVPRDYFTDMYFLSAIYSNLALIYLTQKNAEKYLTLSERFAGLLMAGCDYLSGTEDPEVLKFALKKAVLSQNTPAEARVCFLLAKFYLKLGEGMSAVPFIERLQILADEIPGACDKMRSHGFLLLARLYIDYGLLQLAESSAQQACLQVSSSVTDCFCSVSLLLENSQELHGVDIPTQVAPCLTRAAALESADVESSLSHAYALCLSWLFHKHGMPKRAVQYMYGFLNHSSASTLSQSDVSAALIWLAWLYICDSQHHNALDVLDSVLSFLPEHCTTQLEGVIYNMRGITLRHAGDVKQAAENFHAAVDVCEEFEDRHNWAIALANFGFLSLQVNAKSVAEEQLTQAVELFSELEDKDDELNFVVVLLELGKLYVSRGFCEKGKLCYEWALLISILYENSESQLQATRHLCQLYSETCPDEAQCIIYNEHQLNLLHQTGDRTLEAEILEKISKLYLSLGTEKANRCALDYTKRSIGICIDMGRKRKEAHGWLQAGKIYHILKQTELVDLYVQ encoded by the exons ATGAAGGCTGCTTTGATGGATCAGCAAAACATGGCGAGTTTGAGGGTGAACTCGGGCTCCCAAAGATTTAGACAGTACCCACGGGAGTTGTCTGGGGAGTACTCCAACAATGATCTGGATAATAAAGACACGTTTAAATCTGTGGATATGG aacataAGTCCTTAAGAGCAACAGGGAGTATTAAAGTGAcctcagcagtttctgaagatAAAATCCCCACAG TGTTGGCTCTTCAGCTCGCTATCGCAGAAGGTCCGGACCGGCTTCCTGCTGACAAGGACACACAGGAAGTTCTGTGTGGGAAGCTGCGTGTGCTGGAGACTGACCTCAGCAATATTTCATCCTTGATCTCT GAATTCTCTGCTCATCTGGTGTCCATCAACAGTGAGGAAAGGACCATTTTTATCACTTTTAAATCATTTGAAGAAATATGGAAGTTCACCACGTACTACAGAATGG GTTTCCTGCATCAGTGTTTGGGGAACCTTCTTTTGGACCAAGTGTTCTGGCTGAATGTTTTAGACCTGGAGGACGTAGGAATTGAGGTCTCAATTAAAGAGGAGGCTCTTAATCAGATGTACAAAGGTTTTCTGATGCAAGAAG GCTCATTTTTTGGGAGTTGCACAGTGAATCAGATGTTTGACAGCTCCACATCAGGCAGTGATCTTTATCTTGAGAAGGGTGATATTGCTCTGTTTGAGCCTCCATTCCTGGGCTCAGGTTGGACTGTGCTATCCTTGGCAGATGGATCAAGAGGGACTAAAGCACGGCCATTACTGGAACCTGTCATTCCATTTCATGA GTGGTTTTTGAAGTCCTGTCCTGAGTGGGTTTTGGTAGGCAGTGGAAAAACATGCTGTGATCTCCAGTTTCAAATTG CTGTAGGTATCTGTGAGGCTACAGAGGTATATGATGGTAATGGACCCGATGAGCTCAGTTTTGAGGCTGGTGATCGCATCATCATCAAGGGCCTACTGGTGACCTGTTTTGAGTGGTTCATGGGCAAGCTGGAGAGAACTGGTGATATGGGACTTGTCAAAACCAGCCTTGTAAAAGCAACTGATTCTCTTTGTGA ATCTGATGAAATCTTTATTAAACAAGAAGACAGAAAAATTTTCAACTTGGACCAAGAGAAGATTAAAAAGGAGGCTATtgcttttttaaagaaaacctGCCAAAGCAATGTTGCTACAGTCTACAAACTTG ATTCAGCAAATCCAAGATCAATTCAAA ATGGACCCACCGACAGTGAATATGTATGCATGAAAAGAAATATTGCCAATATTTTGAGTGAATTAAGGGAACAACTTCAAAATGAACAGACAGAAGACAGTGTGAAACTCCAACCAGATGACGATGAGTCCTTAGGATCCACAGAGTCACCCCATGAAATCCCACACTTTACTGTATGTTCAGAGCAGGATGATACCAGTCCAGATGGATACCATTCCCTCCTGTCATTCCTAGGCTGCCGTGATCACCGGCCTGCGTTCCAGCTTCTCTATGCCGCCTACCCAGAATTCATCCTGTTGCATTTCCAGGGCCACAATGATGAGGACGAGCTGGTAGCGTATTTAGGTGTTGCTCGGGAAACTGCAAGAAAAAAGCGGCTGTCATGGGCACAGAGCAGAATCTGTTTCCTCTTGGGACAGCTTTGTGCATCAAGGTCAAAGTTCTCCCAGGCACGCGTCTATTATGAGGAAGCCTTAAGCGTACCCAGAGACTATTTCACAGACATGTACTTTCTGTCAGCCATCTACTCTAATCTGGCCCTTATCTAtctcacacaaaaaaatgcagagAAGTATCTCACTCTGTCTGAACGTTTTGCTGGTTTATTGATGGCAGGCTGTGACTATTTATCTGGCACAGAAGATCCAGAGGTGTTGAAGTTTGCACTGAAAAAAGCAGTTCTGTCTCAGAATACACCCGCAGAAGCCCGGGTCTGTTTCCTGCTAGCAAAGTTTTATCTGAAGCTTGGAGAAGGGATGAGTGCTGTTCCTTTCATTGAACGGCTACAGATTTTGGCTGATGAGATTCCTGGAGCTTGTGACAAGATGCGGAGCCATGGTTTTTTACTGTTAGCAAGGCTTTACATTGACTATGGTCTTCTTCAACTAGCTGAGAGCTCAGCACAGCAAGCATGTCTGCAG GTGTCATCCTCAGTCACTGATTGTTTCTGCAGCGTCTCTTTGCTGTTAGAGAATAGTCAGGAACTGCATGGAGTGGACATCCCGACACAAGTGGCTCCATGTTTGACTCGAGCCGCTGCTTTAGAATCAGCTGACGTGGAGTCCAGCCTTTCACATGCCTATGCCTTGTGTCTGTCTTGGCTCTTCCACAAGCATGGCATGCCTAAAAGGGCAGTTCAGTACATGTATGGTTTCCTCAACCATTCCTCCGCTTCCACGCTCAGTCAGTCTGATGTCAGCGCTGCTCTTATCTGGCTGGCGTGGTTGTATATCTGTGACTCGCAACACCACAATGCTTTGGATGTGCTGGACTCAGTCCTGTCCTTCCTCCCTGAGCACTGCACAACCCAGCTGGAGGGTGTCATCTATAATATGCGTGGCATCACTTTGAGACATGCTGGAGATGTAAAACAAGCTGCAGAGAACTTCCATGCTGCAGTCGATGTCTGTGAGGAGTTTGAAGACAGGCACAACTGGGCCATAGCACTGGCCAACTTTGGCTTCTTAAGTCTGCAGGTCAACGCGAAGAGCGTAGCAGAGGAGCAGCTCACCCAGGCAGTAGAGCTGTTCTCTGAACTAGAGGATAAAGATGATGAGTTGAACTTTGTTGTTGTGCTCCTAGAGCTTGGGAAGCTTTATGTCTCGCGGGGTTTTTGTGAGAAAGGAAAGCTCTGCTATGAGTGGGCCCTGCTGATTTCCATCCTCTATGAGAACTCAGAGA GCCAACTGCAAGCCACCCGTCACTTGTGCCAGCTATATAGTGAAACATGTCCTGATGAAGCTCAGTGTATCATCTATAACGAACACCAGCTGAACCTGCTGCACCAAACAGGAGACAGAACCCTGGAGGCAGAGATATTGGAGAAGATCAGCAAGCTGTACCTAAGCCTGGGCACAGAGAA AGCAAATAGATGTGCTCTGGACTACACCAAAAGAAGTATAGGGATCTGCATTGACATGGGGAGGAAGAGGAAAGAGGCTCACGGCTGGCTCCAGGCAGGAAAAATCTACCACATCCTCAAACAGACTGAGCTGGTGGATCTCTATGTGCAG
- the LOC108267731 gene encoding gametocyte-specific factor 1 — protein sequence MSSTRTKSNGRDSLPEPKPKVPLRRWEEEQDDDLFDPDKLLQCPYDSNHKIRACRLPYHLIKCKKNNPQLASELWTCPFNARHLMPKHELSGHMSTCVDRCSVNTDYAVTDETQGKFQNPVSTWTIPTCEEDWDQEEVESGSSATPFVWGISTSQLSQDRAEPAMTHSLTSSVRAPRILPWKLGV from the exons atGTCATCGACACGGACAAAGTCAAACGGCCGGGACTCATTACCTGAACCCAAACCCAAAGTCCCGCTTCGTCGCTGGGAAGAGGAGCAAG aTGATGATTTATTTGATCCTGACAAATTGCTTCAGTGCCCTTATGACTCTAATCATAAAATCCGGGCATGTCGCCTTCCCTACCATCTCATCAAGTGCAAGAAG AACAATCCTCAGCTGGCCAGTGAACTGTGGACATGCCCATTTAATGCTCGTCACCTTATGCCCAAACACGAGCTGTCCGGTCACATGTCTACCTGCGTGGATAGGTGCTCGGTAAATACTGACTATG CGGTAACTGATGAGACCCAGGGCAAATTTCAAAATCCTGTCAGCACCTGGACTATTCCTACATGTGAAGAAGACTGGGACCAAG AGGAGGTAGAGTCAGGATCATCAGCAACACCATTTGTCTGGGGAATTTCAACCTCCCAGCTCAGCCAAGACAG GGCTGAGCCAGCTATGACCCACAGTTTAACCTCTAGTGTCAGAGCCCCAAGAATTCTTCCCTGGAAACTGGGCGTGTAA
- the tdrd7b gene encoding tudor domain-containing protein 7B isoform X1 — MVDEEAVKKILRTVLQSRSSISLSCLQAEYKELTGETIPHKQLGHTTVDALLHSMPSLVQLDRNRSGEVMCYAAVGNEKANITKLVARQHAAKKTGRPQMVNCQLRVKPISPLALNAKPRTSLRQPEYRSRQGRGSSRTVSMRETQPDGRGSKVHNTPPNMPSRRGSLPSDKYDRARHPESPLQIQTFTFFRSDKRMTLPSRFQKEVHTHLSRNPQQSHTPSNLNESTPPSKPRTQISLYSPKLVQSRLKEVLSKHSNGFWVSKLPQLYRELYKQELPSEALKDLEQWTHICTVEKPCSSKSQELLLYPAKDVSQSTNTYSLEMTHFPDMHFPSPPKPQKVSRKPKNNTSSQLASPKALPEDLKQNLAELLLKYSSGLWAHALPKLYQDTYKTNLPEYVLDNLPLLSDICTIDYPVPDNPKRAILYVKVLEDENCNQTDSAELKAREEAGRRLSSQSVPPLLIPREEYPSVLVVEASSTNSVVLRYIGEAYSKAQEKLEDDMKEFYRQDNTRKPLISLSSGQLTAAIAEEEEEILRAQVCEVKSDKVKVYYVDHGFSDVISKSKLLELHEKFFKLPFQATKCKLAGLEAFAQEPAVLKKFDSMASGKILLAEILEREDIPLMVLYDTSQEDDININASCLKALQEKSFESPLQINSAYMNVSVTSVCSDGMFYCQLPSSGLTKLSEILEKTESYFRNQVTSESLVSRPFCGKGCLARYKGKWSRVEITNLHGSRVLDILFVDVGVQASVEVIELREIPHPFLRDLISIPPQAVKCCLTDLPVSVGCWTPDAVQWLKDTAIHCSDCSLKIVKVEESKRLAHVYLFTNKNFQDLNHSLNRQLANSDLWKHQDDVFLSSQGSLKSSTRTTSSNTPTTAPTTIPTPSTGTSSPRTNRACKAPHTPKRLAPHLGSSSILSGSLTLPPVLELPQMGQNMDIYVSVACHPGHFVLQPWQDMYKLVVLMEEMILYYNKTDEKPLTVEKNQVYAAKVENNWHRVLVKGVLSNGLVSVYELDYGKHELVSCTVLRPLIQEFRQLPFQGITAQLAGVKSRQWSEEASIVFRNHVEKKAMVAQVESVQEAEQPWDRKLTVYLVDTSQEDSDIWVHDLMAEFTDELTKAA; from the exons ATGGTGGATGAGGAGGCAGTGAAGAAAATACTGCGGACTGTTCTGCAGTCCAGGTCTTCAATCTCCCTGTCATGTCTTCAGGCTGAATATAAAGAACTGACAGGTGAAACCATACCACACAAACAGCTGGGTCATACCACAGTGGACGCCTTACTGCACAGCATGCCCTCCTTGGTGCAACTGGACAGGAATCGCTCTGGGGAG gtgatgTGTTATGCTGCTGTGGGGAATGAAAAGGCAAACATCACAAAGCTAGTGGCTCGACAGCATGCAGCTAAGAAGACTGGCCGGCCTCAGATGGTCAACTGCCAGTTGAGAGTCAAACCCATTTCTCCTCTGGCATTAAATG ccAAACCCAGGACGTCTCTCAGGCAGCCTGAATACCGGAGTCGTCAGGGTCGAGGCAGTAGTCGCACTGTGAGCATGAGGGAGACGCAACCAGATGGGAGAGGCAGTAAAGTACACAACACTCCACCAAACATGCCCAGCAGAAGGGGCAGTCTGCCTTCTGACAAGTATGACAG GGCAAGACACCCTGAGTCTCCACTTCAAATTCAGACCTTTACCTTTTTCAGATCGGATAAAAGGATGACCCTGCCATCCAGATTCCAAAAGGAAGTGCACACCCATCTGTCTAGGAACCCTCAACAGAGCCACA CTCCTTCAAACCTTAATGAAAGCACCCCTCCATCAAAACCCCGGACCCAAATAAGCCTCTACAGTCCCAAACTGGTGCAGTCCCGCCTCAAAGAGGTTCTAAGCAAGCATAGCAATGGCTTCTGGGTGTCTAAACTTCCACAATTATACCGGGAGCTATACAAGCAAGAGCTGCCCAGTGAAGCCTTGAAAGATCTGGAACAGTGGACCCATATTTGCACA GTCGAGAAGCCATGCAGTAGCAAATCTCAGGAGCTACTGTTGTACCCTGCCAAGGATGTTAGCCAGTCCACTAACACATATAGCCTTGAAATGACGCACTTCCCAGACATGCACTTTCCATCACCTCCAAAGCCCCAGAAAGTGTCCAGAAAACCTAAGAATAATACATCAAGCCAACTGGCATCCCCCAAGGCTCTACCTGAGGACCTCAAACAAAACCTGGCAGAGCTGCTTCTTAAGTACAGCAGTGGCTTATGGGCTCATGCCCTCCCAAAACTCTACCAGGATACCTACAAGACCAACCTGCCTGAGTATGTCCTTGACAACTTGCCCTTGCTCTCAGATATCTGCACCATTGACTACCCCGTGCCAGACAACCCCAAAAGGGCAATTCTGTATGTGAAGGTATTAGAGGATGAAAACTGCAATCAGACAGACTCAGCAGAACTGAAGGCGAGAGAGGAGGCAGGGAGACGTCTCAGTTCTCAATCTGTGCCTCCTCTGCTTATTCCCAGGGAGGAGTACCCCTCAGTACTGGTGGTCGAGGCAAGCAGCACTAACAGTGTAGTTCTCAG ATACATCGGTGAGGCATATTCCAAGGCCCAGGAAAAGCTGGAGGATGATATGAAGGAATTCTATAGACAGGATAACACCCGGAAGCCACTGATCTCATTATCATCAGGCCAACTAACTGCAGCCATTgctgaagaagaggaagagatcCTCCGGGCACAAGTGTGTGAGGTCAAGTCTGATAAAGTCAAG GTTTATTATGTGGATCACGGCTTTTCTGATGTTATTAGTAAAAGCAAGCTGCTTGAGTTGCATGAGAAATTTTTCAAACTGCCTTTCCAAGCTACCAAATGTAAATTGGCTG GCCTTGAAGCCTTTGCTCAGGAGCCAGCAGTGCTGAAAAAATTTGACTCCATGGCAAGTGGTAAAATCCTACTGGCTGAGATCCTAGAGCGAGAAGACATTCCACTGATGGTTTTATATGACACGTCACAGGAAGACGACATTAATATCAATGCTTCCTGTCTGAAAGCCCTGCAAGAGAAGTCTTTCGAGAGCCCTCTGCAG ATAAACAGTGCCTacatgaatgtgagtgtgaCCAGTGTGTGTTCGGATGGGATGTTCTACTGCCagctgccctctagtggtttGACCAAACTCAGCGAAATACTGGAGAAGACCGAGAGCTATTTCCGCAACCAG GTTACATCAGAGTCGCTGGTGTCTAGACCTTTCTGTGGAAAAGGCTGTCTGGCTCGATACAAAGGCAAATGGTCTCGAGTCGAG ATAACTAACCTGCACGGTAGCCGAGTGTTGGACATCCTGTTCGTGGATGTGGGGGTGCAGGCATCTGTCGAAGTCATTGAGCTGAGGGAAATCCCGCACCCTTTCTTACGTGACCTTATCTCAATTCCTCCCCAG GCAGTGAAATGCTGTTTGACTGACCTGCCTGTCAGCGTGGGCTGCTGGACTCCAGATGCAGTGCAGTGGCTTAAAGACACAGCTATCCATTGCAGTGACTGCAGCTTGAAG ATTGTTAAAGTGGAGGAGAGCAAGCGCCTTGCCCATGTCTACCTGTTTACTAATAAGAACTTCCAAGACCTTAACCACAGCCTCAACCGTCAGCTTGCCAACTCGGATCTCTGGAAGCACCAGGACGATGTCTTCCTGAGCAGCCAGGGGTCTCTGAAGAGCTCAACTCGAACTACATCATCAAATACACCCACCACAGCCCCCACCACTATCCCTACACCCTCTACTGGCACCTCCAGCCCAAGAACCAACAGAGCATGCAAGGCTCCACACACACCTAAGAGGCTGGCACCCCATTTAGGTTCCAGTAGCATCCTGTCTGGGAGTCTGACTCTGCCACCTGTTCTTGAGCTCCCTCAAATGGGACAGAACATGGACATTTATGTGTCAGTCGCATGCCATCCAGGTCATTTTGTGCTTCAGCCATGGCAGGATATGTACAAGCTGGTCGTCTTAATGGAGGAGATGATTCTGTACTACAACAAGACAGATGAGAAGCCACTAACAGTGGAAAAGAACCAGGTGTATGCAGCCAAAGTGGAGAACAA TTGGCATCGCGTGCTTGTGAAAGGAGTTCTGAGCAACGGCCTGGTGTCAGTTTATGAGCTCGACTATGGTAAGCATGAGCTGGTTAGCTGCACTGTGCTGAGGCCCCTCATCCAGGAGTTCAGGCAGCTCCCTTTCCAGGGCATCACTGCTCAGCTGGCAG GAGTGAAGTCGAGGCAGTGGTCTGAAGAAGCTTCCATTGTATTCAGGAACCACGTGGAGAAAAAGGCAATGGTGGCGCAGGTGGAATCGGTGCAGGAGGCAGAACAACCATGGGACCGCAAGCTCACCGTCTACCTGGTGGACACGTCTCAGGAGGACAGTGACATCTGGGTCCATGACCTTATGGCTGAATTTACAGATGAGCTCACCAAAGCAGCGTAA
- the tdrd7b gene encoding tudor domain-containing protein 7B isoform X2 has translation MVDEEAVKKILRTVLQSRSSISLSCLQAEYKELTGETIPHKQLGHTTVDALLHSMPSLVQLDRNRSGEVMCYAAVGNEKANITKLVARQHAAKKTGRPQMVNCQLRVKPISPLALNAKPRTSLRQPEYRSRQGRGSSRTVSMRETQPDGRGSKVHNTPPNMPSRRGSLPSDKYDRSDKRMTLPSRFQKEVHTHLSRNPQQSHTPSNLNESTPPSKPRTQISLYSPKLVQSRLKEVLSKHSNGFWVSKLPQLYRELYKQELPSEALKDLEQWTHICTVEKPCSSKSQELLLYPAKDVSQSTNTYSLEMTHFPDMHFPSPPKPQKVSRKPKNNTSSQLASPKALPEDLKQNLAELLLKYSSGLWAHALPKLYQDTYKTNLPEYVLDNLPLLSDICTIDYPVPDNPKRAILYVKVLEDENCNQTDSAELKAREEAGRRLSSQSVPPLLIPREEYPSVLVVEASSTNSVVLRYIGEAYSKAQEKLEDDMKEFYRQDNTRKPLISLSSGQLTAAIAEEEEEILRAQVCEVKSDKVKVYYVDHGFSDVISKSKLLELHEKFFKLPFQATKCKLAGLEAFAQEPAVLKKFDSMASGKILLAEILEREDIPLMVLYDTSQEDDININASCLKALQEKSFESPLQINSAYMNVSVTSVCSDGMFYCQLPSSGLTKLSEILEKTESYFRNQVTSESLVSRPFCGKGCLARYKGKWSRVEITNLHGSRVLDILFVDVGVQASVEVIELREIPHPFLRDLISIPPQAVKCCLTDLPVSVGCWTPDAVQWLKDTAIHCSDCSLKIVKVEESKRLAHVYLFTNKNFQDLNHSLNRQLANSDLWKHQDDVFLSSQGSLKSSTRTTSSNTPTTAPTTIPTPSTGTSSPRTNRACKAPHTPKRLAPHLGSSSILSGSLTLPPVLELPQMGQNMDIYVSVACHPGHFVLQPWQDMYKLVVLMEEMILYYNKTDEKPLTVEKNQVYAAKVENNWHRVLVKGVLSNGLVSVYELDYGKHELVSCTVLRPLIQEFRQLPFQGITAQLAGVKSRQWSEEASIVFRNHVEKKAMVAQVESVQEAEQPWDRKLTVYLVDTSQEDSDIWVHDLMAEFTDELTKAA, from the exons ATGGTGGATGAGGAGGCAGTGAAGAAAATACTGCGGACTGTTCTGCAGTCCAGGTCTTCAATCTCCCTGTCATGTCTTCAGGCTGAATATAAAGAACTGACAGGTGAAACCATACCACACAAACAGCTGGGTCATACCACAGTGGACGCCTTACTGCACAGCATGCCCTCCTTGGTGCAACTGGACAGGAATCGCTCTGGGGAG gtgatgTGTTATGCTGCTGTGGGGAATGAAAAGGCAAACATCACAAAGCTAGTGGCTCGACAGCATGCAGCTAAGAAGACTGGCCGGCCTCAGATGGTCAACTGCCAGTTGAGAGTCAAACCCATTTCTCCTCTGGCATTAAATG ccAAACCCAGGACGTCTCTCAGGCAGCCTGAATACCGGAGTCGTCAGGGTCGAGGCAGTAGTCGCACTGTGAGCATGAGGGAGACGCAACCAGATGGGAGAGGCAGTAAAGTACACAACACTCCACCAAACATGCCCAGCAGAAGGGGCAGTCTGCCTTCTGACAAGTATGACAG ATCGGATAAAAGGATGACCCTGCCATCCAGATTCCAAAAGGAAGTGCACACCCATCTGTCTAGGAACCCTCAACAGAGCCACA CTCCTTCAAACCTTAATGAAAGCACCCCTCCATCAAAACCCCGGACCCAAATAAGCCTCTACAGTCCCAAACTGGTGCAGTCCCGCCTCAAAGAGGTTCTAAGCAAGCATAGCAATGGCTTCTGGGTGTCTAAACTTCCACAATTATACCGGGAGCTATACAAGCAAGAGCTGCCCAGTGAAGCCTTGAAAGATCTGGAACAGTGGACCCATATTTGCACA GTCGAGAAGCCATGCAGTAGCAAATCTCAGGAGCTACTGTTGTACCCTGCCAAGGATGTTAGCCAGTCCACTAACACATATAGCCTTGAAATGACGCACTTCCCAGACATGCACTTTCCATCACCTCCAAAGCCCCAGAAAGTGTCCAGAAAACCTAAGAATAATACATCAAGCCAACTGGCATCCCCCAAGGCTCTACCTGAGGACCTCAAACAAAACCTGGCAGAGCTGCTTCTTAAGTACAGCAGTGGCTTATGGGCTCATGCCCTCCCAAAACTCTACCAGGATACCTACAAGACCAACCTGCCTGAGTATGTCCTTGACAACTTGCCCTTGCTCTCAGATATCTGCACCATTGACTACCCCGTGCCAGACAACCCCAAAAGGGCAATTCTGTATGTGAAGGTATTAGAGGATGAAAACTGCAATCAGACAGACTCAGCAGAACTGAAGGCGAGAGAGGAGGCAGGGAGACGTCTCAGTTCTCAATCTGTGCCTCCTCTGCTTATTCCCAGGGAGGAGTACCCCTCAGTACTGGTGGTCGAGGCAAGCAGCACTAACAGTGTAGTTCTCAG ATACATCGGTGAGGCATATTCCAAGGCCCAGGAAAAGCTGGAGGATGATATGAAGGAATTCTATAGACAGGATAACACCCGGAAGCCACTGATCTCATTATCATCAGGCCAACTAACTGCAGCCATTgctgaagaagaggaagagatcCTCCGGGCACAAGTGTGTGAGGTCAAGTCTGATAAAGTCAAG GTTTATTATGTGGATCACGGCTTTTCTGATGTTATTAGTAAAAGCAAGCTGCTTGAGTTGCATGAGAAATTTTTCAAACTGCCTTTCCAAGCTACCAAATGTAAATTGGCTG GCCTTGAAGCCTTTGCTCAGGAGCCAGCAGTGCTGAAAAAATTTGACTCCATGGCAAGTGGTAAAATCCTACTGGCTGAGATCCTAGAGCGAGAAGACATTCCACTGATGGTTTTATATGACACGTCACAGGAAGACGACATTAATATCAATGCTTCCTGTCTGAAAGCCCTGCAAGAGAAGTCTTTCGAGAGCCCTCTGCAG ATAAACAGTGCCTacatgaatgtgagtgtgaCCAGTGTGTGTTCGGATGGGATGTTCTACTGCCagctgccctctagtggtttGACCAAACTCAGCGAAATACTGGAGAAGACCGAGAGCTATTTCCGCAACCAG GTTACATCAGAGTCGCTGGTGTCTAGACCTTTCTGTGGAAAAGGCTGTCTGGCTCGATACAAAGGCAAATGGTCTCGAGTCGAG ATAACTAACCTGCACGGTAGCCGAGTGTTGGACATCCTGTTCGTGGATGTGGGGGTGCAGGCATCTGTCGAAGTCATTGAGCTGAGGGAAATCCCGCACCCTTTCTTACGTGACCTTATCTCAATTCCTCCCCAG GCAGTGAAATGCTGTTTGACTGACCTGCCTGTCAGCGTGGGCTGCTGGACTCCAGATGCAGTGCAGTGGCTTAAAGACACAGCTATCCATTGCAGTGACTGCAGCTTGAAG ATTGTTAAAGTGGAGGAGAGCAAGCGCCTTGCCCATGTCTACCTGTTTACTAATAAGAACTTCCAAGACCTTAACCACAGCCTCAACCGTCAGCTTGCCAACTCGGATCTCTGGAAGCACCAGGACGATGTCTTCCTGAGCAGCCAGGGGTCTCTGAAGAGCTCAACTCGAACTACATCATCAAATACACCCACCACAGCCCCCACCACTATCCCTACACCCTCTACTGGCACCTCCAGCCCAAGAACCAACAGAGCATGCAAGGCTCCACACACACCTAAGAGGCTGGCACCCCATTTAGGTTCCAGTAGCATCCTGTCTGGGAGTCTGACTCTGCCACCTGTTCTTGAGCTCCCTCAAATGGGACAGAACATGGACATTTATGTGTCAGTCGCATGCCATCCAGGTCATTTTGTGCTTCAGCCATGGCAGGATATGTACAAGCTGGTCGTCTTAATGGAGGAGATGATTCTGTACTACAACAAGACAGATGAGAAGCCACTAACAGTGGAAAAGAACCAGGTGTATGCAGCCAAAGTGGAGAACAA TTGGCATCGCGTGCTTGTGAAAGGAGTTCTGAGCAACGGCCTGGTGTCAGTTTATGAGCTCGACTATGGTAAGCATGAGCTGGTTAGCTGCACTGTGCTGAGGCCCCTCATCCAGGAGTTCAGGCAGCTCCCTTTCCAGGGCATCACTGCTCAGCTGGCAG GAGTGAAGTCGAGGCAGTGGTCTGAAGAAGCTTCCATTGTATTCAGGAACCACGTGGAGAAAAAGGCAATGGTGGCGCAGGTGGAATCGGTGCAGGAGGCAGAACAACCATGGGACCGCAAGCTCACCGTCTACCTGGTGGACACGTCTCAGGAGGACAGTGACATCTGGGTCCATGACCTTATGGCTGAATTTACAGATGAGCTCACCAAAGCAGCGTAA